From Nonlabens sp. Ci31, the proteins below share one genomic window:
- a CDS encoding response regulator transcription factor has translation MEHKILIVDDEPNIVMSLEYAFKKKGFKVFIARDGSEALEIIENHIPDVVLLDVMMPNVDGYETLKQIKNKKNLEATKVVFLTAKNKASDIEEGLKLGADKYLTKPFSIKKVVSEILELVT, from the coding sequence ATGGAACACAAGATTTTAATCGTTGATGATGAGCCCAATATTGTCATGTCGCTGGAATACGCCTTTAAGAAAAAGGGCTTTAAAGTATTTATAGCAAGGGATGGAAGTGAAGCTTTAGAGATCATAGAAAATCATATTCCTGACGTGGTATTATTAGATGTGATGATGCCTAATGTGGATGGATATGAAACATTAAAACAAATAAAAAACAAAAAGAATCTAGAAGCTACAAAAGTAGTTTTCTTAACCGCAAAAAATAAAGCTTCAGATATTGAAGAAGGATTAAAACTCGGAGCTGATAAATATTTAACAAAACCTTTTTCAATTAAAAAAGTAGTTTCAGAAATTCTGGAACTCGTGACTTAA